The Glycine soja cultivar W05 chromosome 8, ASM419377v2, whole genome shotgun sequence genome has a window encoding:
- the LOC114422705 gene encoding exocyst complex component EXO70E2-like: MAVEESEPVIGELEREENLIAAVRHIVKALGPNKTLTSDAKKILADLSTRLSSMSIPSEKEEGKQGQGEDDGDNHDGGGDLYDEDDDDDEGISAIEEKLNVIQEKIMRWEEDQSMIWDLGPEEASEYLNAANEARRLIEKLESLNLKKEDQEYKFMQRAYSVLQTAMARLEEEFRNLLIQNRQPFEPEYVSIRSSEEDAVDENSIVSLGDESVEESLQRDSVSRASEEHIIYLVHPAVIPDLRCIANLLFASNYVQECSNAYIIVRRDALDECLFILEMERLSIEDVLKMEWGTLNSKIKRWIWAVKIFVRVYLASERWLSDQLFGEGEPVGLSCFVDASKASILQLLNFGEAMSIGPHQPEKLFRVLDMYEVLQDLMPDIDALYSVEVGSSVKIECHEVLKRLGDCVRVTFLEFENAIATNVSSTPFVGGGIHPLTKYVMNYLRTLTDYSDILNLLLKDQDEDAISLSPDMSPGTEEDSRSQGSPGRVSSMALHFRSIASILESNLEEKSKLYKEVSLQHLFLMNNLHYMAEKVKGSELRLIHGDEWIRKCNWKFQQHAMKYERASWNPILNLLKDEGIHVPGTNSVSKSLLKERLQSFFLGFEDVYRIQTAWIIPDIQLREDLRISISVKVIQAYRTFVGRHISHMGYKIIKYTVEELENYLFDFFEGSQKWLQNPHRR, translated from the coding sequence ATGGCTGTAGAGGAGTCTGAGCCTGTGATTGGGGAGCTGGAAAGGGAGGAGAATTTGATTGCTGCGGTAAGGCATATTGTGAAGGCACTGGGGCCAAATAAGACCCTTACTAGTGATGCCAAGAAAATTCTGGCAGATCTTAGCACTAGATTGTCCTCCATGTCCATACCTAGTGAGAAGGAGGAGGGGAAACAAGGGCAAGGGGAGGATGATGGTGATAATCATGATGGCGGTGGTGATCTTTATGatgaggatgatgatgatgatgagggtATTAGTGCTATTGAAGAAAAGCTTAATGTGATTCAGGAGAAAATTATGAGATGGGAGGAAGATCAGTCCATGATTTGGGATTTGGGACCTGAGGAAGCATCTGAGTATCTGAATGCTGCTAACGAAGCCCGCCGGTTGATTGAGAAGTTggaaagtttgaatttgaagaAAGAGGATCAAGAGTACAAGTTTATGCAGAGGGCGTATAGTGTTCTTCAAACAGCTATGGCACGGCTTGAAGAAGAATTCAGGAACTTGCTTATCCAGAACAGGCAACCTTTTGAGCCTGAGTATGTCTCTATTCGCTCCAGCGAGGAAGATGCTGTTGATGAGAACTCCATAGTCTCTTTAGGTGATGAATCAGTTGAGGAATCACTTCAAAGAGATAGTGTCAGCAGAGCTTCTGAGGAGCATATCATTTATTTGGTTCATCCAGCCGTGATCCCGGATCTCAGGTGTATTGCAAACTTGCTTTTTGCTTCTAATTATGTTCAGGAATGTTCCAATGCTTATATTATTGTCCGGAGGGATGCCTTAGATGAGTGCCTCTTCATTCTTGAAATGGAAAGGCTCAGCATCGAGGACGTCTTGAAAATGGAGTGGGGTACTCTGaactcaaaaatcaaaagatggatttgggctgtgaaaatttttgttagggtTTATCTTGCAAGTGAGAGGTGGCTCAGTGACCAGCTTTTTGGGGAGGGTGAGCCTGTTGGTCTATCTTGTTTTGTCGATGCATCTAAGGCTTCGATATTGCAGCTTCTGAATTTTGGTGAAGCCATGTCCATTGGGCCTCACCAACCTGAGAAATTGTTTCGTGTTCTTGACATGTATGAGGTTCTACAAGACCTTATGCCAGACATTGATGCTTTGTATTCAGTTGAGGTTGGTTCCTCGGTTAAAATTGAATGTCATGAGGTTCTGAAGAGACTAGGTGATTGTGTGAGGGTGACATTTCTTGAATTTGAAAATGCCATTGCAACAAATGTATCATCAACTCCTTTTGTAGGTGGTGGGATACATCCTTTGACCAAATATGTTATGAATTATCTTAGAACCCTTACTGACTACAGTGACATACTCAATCTGCTTCTGAAGGACCAAGACGAGGATGCCATTTCGCTGTCACCTGACATGAGCCCTGGTACAGAGGAAGATAGCAGAAGCCAGGGATCTCCAGGTAGAGTTTCCTCAATGGCCCTTCACTTCCGATCAATTGCTTCAATCTTGGAAAGCAACCTCGAGGAGAAGTCCAAGTTATACAAAGAAGTCTCCTTGCAGCACTTGTTCTTAATGAACAACCTGCATTATATGGCTGAAAAGGTTAAGGGGTCTGAACTCAGGCTCATACATGGAGATGAATGGATTCGAAAGTGCAACTGGAAGTTTCAGCAGCATGCAATGAAATATGAGAGAGCTAGTTGGAATCCCATTCTCAACTTGCTTAAGGATGAGGGAATTCATGTTCCGGGTACAAATTCGGTCTCAAAAAGTCTTCTTAAAGAGAGGCTACAAAGCTTCTTCCTTGGCTTTGAGGATGTTTACAGGATCCAGACAGCTTGGATTATCCCAGATATTCAGCTTCGTGAAGATTTGCGGATTTCTATATCCGTCAAAGTAATCCAAGCTTATAGGACGTTTGTCGGAAGGCACATTAGTCACATGGGTTACAAAATCATTAAGTACACTGTTGAAGAGTTAGAAAACTACCTTTTCGATTTCTTTGAAGGATCTCAAAAGTGGTTGCAAAATCCTCATAGGAGGTGA
- the LOC114422707 gene encoding serine carboxypeptidase-like 25 → MKQRQIFARVVILLLMFLVGARFAKAKEGGEEAADRILKLPGQPKVSFKQFSGYVTVNKVAGRALFYWLAEAAQNPLTKPLVIWLNGGPGCSSVAYGASEEIGPFRINKTASGLYKNKFSWNSVANLLFLEAPAGVGFSYTNRSSDLLDTGDRRTAQDSLEFVIQWLERFPRYKTRELYITGESYAGHYVPQLAKEIMTYNAKTKHPINLKGIMVGNAVTDNYYDNLGTVTYWWSHAMISDQTFRQLMSRCDFHRQKESDECESVYSYAMDQEFGNIDQYNIYAPPCNNSDGSSSGSGSATRRTMRLPHRPHVAFRHWSGYDPCTEKYAEIYYNRPDVQKALHANKTGIPYRWTACSEVLNRNWNDTDVSVLPIYRELIAHGIRVWVFSGDVDSVVPVTATRYALAQLKLSTKIPWYPWYVKNQVGGWTEVYEGVTFATVRGAGHEVPLFKPRAALQLFTSFLTGKPLPKS, encoded by the exons ATGAAGCAAAGACAGATCTTTGCTCGAGTGGTGATTTTGTTGCTCATGTTCTTAGTTGGAGCCAGGTTTGCTAAAGCAAAAGAAggaggagaagaagctgctgataGGATTTTGAAACTCCCTGGTCAGCCAAAAGTATCATTTAAGCAATTTTCTGGCTATGTTACTGTCAACAAGGTTGCTGGTAGAGCTCTCTTTTACTGGCTCGCTGAAGCTGCCCAAAATCCTCTCACCAAACCTTTGGTCATTTGGCTTAATGGAG GTCCAGGATGTTCATCAGTGGCATATGGAGCATCTGAAGAGATTGGCCCATTTAGAATAAACAAAACAGCTTCTGGTCTATACAAAAACAAGTTCTCATGGAACTCAGTGGCCAACCTCTTGTTCTTGGAAGCTCCGGCCGGCGTCGGCTTCTCCTATACCAACCGCTCCTCCGACCTCCTCGACACCGGTGACCGCCGCACCG CTCAAGATTCTCTGGAATTTGTTATCCAATGGCTAGAACGATTCCCTCGTTACAAAACTCGGGAGCTCTATATCACTGGAGAGAGCTATGCAGGTCATTATGTTCCTCAATTAGCCAAGGAAATCATGACCTACAATGCAAAAACCAAGCACCCCATCAATCTCAAAGGAATCATG GTAGGAAATGCAGTGACAGACAACTACTATGATAACTTGGGCACAGTGACGTATTGGTGGAGCCATGCTATGATCTCCGACCAGACTTTCCGGCAACTAATGAGTAGATGTGATTTTCACAGGCAGAAGGAATCTGATGAGTGTGAGTCTGTGTATAGCTATGCCATGGATCAAGAGTTTGGTAACATTGATCAGTACAACATCTATGCTCCTCCATGCAACAACTCTGATGGTAGTAGTAGTGGTAGTGGCTCTGCCACCCGCCGCACCATGCGGTTACCTCACCGACCCCATGTG GCTTTTAGGCATTGGTCTGGTTATGATCCATGTACGGAAAAGTATGCCGAGATTTACTACAACAGGCCTGATGTTCAGAAAGCACTCCATGCTAACAAAACTGGCATTCCATATAGGTGGACTGCTTGCAG TGAGGTTTTGAATCGGAACTGGAATGATACAGATGTATCTGTTCTTCCAATTTATAGAGAGTTGATAGCTCACGGAATAAGAGTTTGGGTGTTCAG TGGGGACGTGGACTCAGTGGTGCCTGTCACAGCAACAAGATATGCCCTTGCACAGCTTAAGTTGTCAACTAAAATACCATGGTATCCTTGGTATGTCAAAAACCAG GTTGGAGGGTGGACAGAGGTGTACGAAGGGGTAACATTCGCGACAGTGAGAGGAGCAGGTCATGAAGTGCCACTATTCAAGCCAAGAGCAGCCCTTCAGTTATTCACATCATTCCTTACAGGaaagcctcttccaaagtcctAG